TAGATAATATATAATGTGGTTCTGTGTGTGGTGCTATTATGCCTATTATACAGATAAGGGAGCTGAGAGCTCTAATCAGCTTAAAGTCACCCAGTcagaattggaacccaggcccCTCACTCTAAATGCTCATTGCCACCATGCTGGATGCTATACTGAGACTGAGGGGGGCTCTAGCTAACTTCTCCCCCCCTTCTTTTCTAGGAAGAGGGGCTGCCCCCAGGCTCCACAGCAGCACGGAGGAATTTGATTAGCAGCATGTTCACCCTCACCACCGGCATAGTCCTCCTCCTGGGTCTCCTCTTGGCTTCTGTCTACATGTACAGGCACTACTTGATCCCCCAGGTAAGCTGGACTGGCACTCCTCCACCTCTTCCCCCACTCACCACTATAGATCGAGATCTCTGAGCATTCAGAAATAGTCAGACAGGGACTTCCTCTTGCctccatttatatatttataatatataattatttataggcatatgtttttataatttatgtataaattataaaatccttAACCTTCAATAGTCTGGATCCTCCCTATTAAATATTCCTTCACAAACTCTGCTCTAGTCAAGCTGACCTGCTCAGGGTCCCCTCTGCAGAACatcccatttcccacctccattccTTTGCTTTACATCTGCCCCGCCCCCCTTGAATAAATGACCTTTTTCCTGCTTTCCAAGTCAAAGAATCCCAAGTCCCACTGCCAACATGAGACCTTTCTTGACTAAAGCAATTAAGTtttaagcatctaccatgtacCAGGCCTTGTGCTGGATGTGGGTACAAAGAATGGAACAATCTCCACTTGTTATGGGCTTATGTTCCTGAATATCCATGACTCAGACGGTTCTTTCCCATCAAGGTTCCTCTTTGGAGAACTCGGCCCCCACCATTGGTCTCCCCACCTCCCTCCTAACTTTGTGTAGAGTCCCAGGGGAGGTGGGAAAGACATGGGAGCAGATGGGGAAGATGAAGGAGACCTAAAGCCCAAAGGACAAGCTCTAAGGAGGGAGACTCCACCAATACTGAAGGGTTTGAGGAGGTAGAAGACCCAGCATTGGGTACGCTAGTgtgtttgaagtcagaggactgagttcaaatcctatctctttcCCTTATTGCCCGAATGGACTTGGCCACAAAACTCCTCCCCTCCAAGCCTCCTTTTAGCTCTCCTGTAAAATAGGGAGAGCCAGTGTTTGTGAAGGTTTTCTTTTCTAAGGCGCTGGGGGCATTgatacttcctgctccttcattccatcttggactcctccagcccttcctgctaggtccaacactattactaactaatcttcctcacaacaatacagAGAACAAGACCGTCTCTAACCCTCGTCCCATTTCTGTCCTGGTCTCTTCCAAGATCTCTCACGAGCCTGAGAACAACATATTCACCTGTGGGGTCATCTACAAggactttctctcctcccccttccacaGTCATCTGGAACTTCAGGAGAACGTGGAGATTTTCATCAAGGAGGACTATGAGCACATCAAcatccctgtgcctcagtttggCGGGGGTGACCCGGCCGACATCATCCATGACTTCCAGAGGGTAAAGGctgggtggggggaggcagaGATGTTTGTGGGGAGCAAGGTGGTGGCCCCACTCTGGATGGCCTTCTCTTCCACAAGAGAGGATTCATAAGATTCCTGTAGCTTTAAGGAACAAGGGAATCTTGCTGATATGGTTCAACTCCTGGAACTGGAGTTAACAAGAATGCCTGGAGAGAGAGTTTATTTTTGTGTCATATTTTCTCTCCATAGAACAATATTGTGTAGCATTGATAAAAAGATCACCAGCCTGGGTTCTGGGGTCTGCTTGGCCATTAGTGATTGTGTTAACTTTGGAGAATCAGCTTGCTTGTCTGGAAAACGAGACAATTGGGCTGAGGGTCCCTTCTAGCGACAGATCTACGATTCTCTTGTAGCAGTAActtctccaggtctcagtttccttatctgtaaaatgagcgacGGTCCAGCTCTGATCCTCCATGACCAAAAAGTACTGCAAAAATGAtgagggggggggcagctggatagctcagtggattgagagccaggcctagagacgggaggtcctaggttcaaatccggcctcagacacttcccagctgtgtgaccctgggcaagtcacttgacccccattgcctacccttaccactcttccacctataagtcaatacacagaagttaagggtttaaaaaataaaaaaaaaaaaaaaaaatgatgagaggGCGTTTCTTTGCAAAATGTTATCATAAACTAGAAAATCATTTACATAtgtgaatatttttaaacccaGACAGTAAGAAAAGAGGATTGTGTGTGAAATGATGGAGCTGGTCTATATGGTCCTATTTCTTTCCAAAGTCAATGCAGTTTGACGGGATAGCACCGACATTGTCTCCTGAATTGCCTTTTACGTCGCTGcaactttaaaatgctttatttttatttttttttaaaccctcaccttccgtcttggagtctgTGTattgacagaagagtggtaaggggtaggcaatgggggtcaagtgacttgcccagggtcacacagctgggaagtggctgaggccagatttgaacctaggaccctaaattctcattccactgagctacccagctgcccctaaaatgcTTTATTGGTAAGAACTGCCATTTATAATGAGGGACATGATCTCATGAGCCTCTGGGAGGTGGTCATGCCATTATAGAGAGAAAGACATCAAAAGTCCTCTGGTCTCGCTCCTTTATTTTGCATATGAAGAGATGAAGGACCAGAGAGGCTCATGGGAAGAATAGCCAGCTAGCCAGGCCCCTCGTTTCTCAGATGAGGCCAAGTATCCTGTCTAAGGTTACACAAATAGTAGGCTTGGGGGTGGAAGCCCTGTTCTTGGCCTCTAGAGACCCCAACGGCTCTCCCCATTGTGCCACCTGTAGCTCTTAAAGAGCATGTTCTTGGGCAGAATCCAGGCAAGACTATAGGGGTGGAGGAGTGGATTCCTCTCATCACCTCTTATTCTTGACTCCATTCACCCATTGTCTTTGACTTGTCAAAAGGGTTGTCAATGGCCCAGACTGTATTGGGTCAGATAGTGGCAGAGCTCCTCCGGTGGAACGTGGGTGATGGAGAGGCTGGGGGTGGAGCACGATGTCCAGGCTGGGTAGCACGGGGTGGAGGGACGGTCTGGGCCAGGTTGGGAGCCCCTCACCAGTGGCTTATGTTCTCCTGGCTTCCAGGGCCTGACTGCCTACCATGATATTGCTTTGGACAAGTGTTACGTCATTGAGCTCAACACCACCATTGTGATGCCCCCAAGGAACCTCCTGGAGCTGCTGGTGAACGTGAAGGTGAGTGCCagactcttcccctctcccagatcTCCCTCATCCCCACCCGCTGCCTGACAATCCTAAAAACTGCCCCTCTTGGAGTCTCCCAATGAAATCCCACCTCCTGCTTGCCTTTAAAGCCCTTCGTGGTCTGGCTCCGGTCTCAGGGCAGATCCATTATCTCCCTATCCACTCTGGCCAAACTCATCCATTGGCTGTTTTCTTTCCACAACATTAGATCTCCAGCCTCCAAGCCTTGGCACAGGCTCTCACCCCGTGATGGCAACATTTTCCCACTTCACCTTCCTTTTGAACCTCCAGCTCTAGTGGAACCTGGGTTCCCTGGTCACTTCTTACATAATCCGGCTTCCTTTAACCCTCCCTGGGGCTGGCGCCTTTCCCGAGGTCCTGTTTCCCCCCAGAACTCTGCTGAGATTTTGTATTGACTCAGTTGTGTTCTCGTCCTTTCCCCCAACAGAATGTAAGcgtcttgagggcagggaatctTTGGTGGTGTTTTTACTGTAAATGGGGGCTGAGATATTGTTTACTGAAATGAATTGAGCTGAAGCTTCCGCCCAATTGGGAGACCAGCCCGGCGGACCGATAGAGTCTTCTGTGTGGTCCCTGTTGTTTCAGAAGGGGACCTACCTGCCCCAGACGTACATCATCCAGGAGGAGATGATCGTCACCGAGCACGTCAATGATGTGCAGCAGCTGGGCTCCTTCATTTACCGCTTGTGCAGTGGCAAAGAGACCTATAGACTGCGGCGCCGCACCACAAGGATGCGTAAGATGCTTGGGCCAGGGGCCAGGGGCCGAGGGGCCGAGGGGCCGAGGGGCCGAGGGGCCGGTGGGACGGCCCTCATCATCTGACACCAAGCAGGGAACATCCCTGATTCAGACGGGGTTTAAGCCATCTTGCctaataaaaaaggaagcaaagagcCTGGACTGGATCCAATCATGGTTCTCATAGAttgagagttagaagagaccttagaagtcatggAATCCAGGcgttccctcattttacagatggggaaattgaggcaagcggcatttataggttcatagattcagatgtggaagagaccttagagtccAGGAACTCCCTCATtgtacaaatggggaaactgagacacagagacatTCGTAGATTTATAGGTTCAGAtgtgaaagggaccttagaggtcatagagtccaacctctcattttatatatagggaaattgaggcaagagaCACTTATAGGTTCCTAGATTCAGatgtggaagggaccttaaaggtcatggAGTCCAGAggctcccccattttacagatagagaaattgaggcaagagACACTTAAAGGTTCATAGattcagaagggaccttagaggtcatggaGTCCAAgggctccctcattttacaaatgggctTATTGATCCCAGAGAAAGTTTGCTTCAAGGTTAACCCAGGAGTAAAGTGCTCCAGAGCTGGGATTCCTACATAGACTGACTTCCATTCCATTCCACTCACTGTCCCACGTCCCTTCTACATGGGAGCCTATACAATAAACCAGAAAGGGGCAAGTTCTAGGGCTAGGAGAATGGATGGCCAAGTTCCAGGCTCAGTGGGTTCCTGCACCTGTCCCTATGGTGCCCTGCTGGCCTTTCCCCTCTGTCTCCTTTGGAGCTGATAGACTGGTCCTGGGGTGTCCAGGTTCTAAGGCAGCGGTGACCCTGAGGATCATTGTTCCAGCTTTCTTTTCCCGCGACTCATTGGAAtttctgtgtgtgtattttttttttcaggcatcaGCAAACGGGATGCGGAGAATTGCCACCCTATCCGACACTTTGAGAACACATTTGTGGTGGAGACGGTGATCTGCGAGCAGTAGTGGCCCTCTCTCTTCTggcctctccttctccttcccctcttctggcCCCTGCCCCGacttcccttcttccccatcccttcctccttctctccccatgGCCCCTGCTTTTCGAGCCTTCTTTTTAGACTTTTCTTTGCCTGGCCTGCATCCCCTGCTTGTACCAATGCCGTAGCCCCCCTGGGCTCCTGCTCTACCTCCCCTTGTCTCTTAGCAGTGCCTGACAGTAGCTTTGGGGGTGGGGACAATCCTTATTGGCAACAAAAGGTAAATGGGACCCGAGCTTTGAGTCTGAGCTACTGGAGCTGAGGAGGGCTCCTAGGATTGTCCATCTGGAGCGAGAAGGACATTGTCAGACTAGAGTCAGAAGTCATGTCAtcccatctcctcattttacagttgaagaaacaggcTAGAGAAGGCTGGCCCAGGATCCCACTTGTAgctgagctggaatttgaacttgaAGGCTTCTAACCGAAGCTGCTCTTCTTCCGTGAGTCCTTCCTTGGGAGGGCGAGAAGGCTTTGTCCTGCCGTCTTGTGAGGGCAAAGGACAGAGGACGGAGAACAGAGGCCGGACCGCCCACAAGTGGGCCTAAAAAAAAGAGCACAAGTTAGGCTGATGCCCCAGCACATTTCTGCCCGGCGCCCGTGGGGCAGGGAGGATGGGAGGGCTGGCTGTTCTCAGGGAAGGGAAGCACAAAGAATTAGGCGAGTACAATCTGTCCATGTAGCAGAACCAAAAATGTGGGAGTGGGGCCAGTTGGCCACGGCCAGGGTTAGCCAGTGCCGCTCACCCCTAGAGCGGGCAGAGAGAGATGGAGCCTTGGCATGAGATTCTGGGGGGGCGTCTATGGGTTGTTCCCTTGACAGGGCAGGGGATCAGGGTCGTTGGCTCCTCTGAGCACACGGGGCGGGTGCCAGTGGGTTTGGGAATCTGTCCGAGTGGAGAGCCTTTGCCCACCCTGTTTCAGAAGAGGAAGTCCAGGTGGGAATCGCCATTCATCCCTGGGCTTTGGTCAAGGGCTCATCTGAGGATCCAGGCCCTGGGTTCTCAGGCCCCGGTCCAAAGCAACCGGCCTTGCTTCCCATTAGAGTTAGGTGGGAATTCCTCGCACCATGTTTTAAAAGGAAGGCGTGAGGGTGGGGGGAAGATTGGATTCAGTCCAGGTTTAATTTGGATCTTGGTGAAAAGGCCAGAATGAGCCGGTAGGTTTCTACCCAGCAGCCTCCTTGCTTTTAGTgatccttttccctcctcccccctccccgtacccttcctcttcctccaccgTGGGTTGGGGCAGATATAAAATGTCTTCGTCCTTGACTTTGTTTGCATGATTCCCTGGTCATTTAATAAGCTAACGCTGCGCAGCCTGCACCTTCCACTAACAAAAATGGGCCTTGGCTGCTTCTCCCGCATTAATCTAAGCGTCCAGCCCCCTCGCCTCCCTCCGGCAGCTCCCCCTCCTGGGATGGGACTCCAAACGCTTTGTATAGTTCATCATCTGTTTGATACCTGTTTGAGGAAATGCCCTTAAAACAATAAAATCTTTTACCTCTGACTGGGGGTGTTTGGTTGTGTGGGGGCTGCTAGGGCTGGGCCAGAGGGACTTCTTTCTCACCTCAGGGTCTAAGCCTTAGAAATGGGCATTTTTGGGGGGACcaggcaggggaaggagggacATGGGTGGGGGCTTGGGACCTCTACCCAGAGAAAATGAGCACTCACGGCTGGAGCAGCAAGGTTGGTGGGGCCACAGCTTGGGATCAGAAAAGGTCTACGAGGTCAGCTCTGGTTCAcagctcccctcctcccccctagAACTCCCCCAGAGGAGCTTTCCTCCAGCCCGATCAGCCATGACATCCGGACCTGGggatgctcagggtcacaccgcCTGGATGTCAGTGGTTGCCTGGTTTTCCTGGGTTTGGGGCAGACTATCCACTAGGTCACCCTGCCTTGCTAGTCCCTCAAATGTTGAATTGACTTTGATTGCTCTGAGCCGTCACCTCCAGAAATGGAGGAGAGCTTCTGGGAGGCCCCCTTAGCCCTGCCATTAAGGTCAGCTGAGTGCGATCTGGTCTTCAGGGGCTAATTCATTTCCACTCAGCACCAAATGGATCTCAGCAGGAGGAGGTCAAAGCACCCTGGTACCAAGGGACCCAGGAGCAGAGTATTGCTTTACTCGTCCTTTAGTGCTTGCTGGGGGCTCGGTACAGCTCCCCAACCCTCTTCCCCCCTAGACTCCCTGATCACAATCCCATGATAAGGTTCCAGTAGGAAGGGCAGGATCCTTGGATGACATGGAGTTCAACCCCCTCCTGTTGCAGGTGAGGAAGCGGAGGGCCCTTGGGTTCACTTGAGCTTCAGGACCACCAAGAGTTCCTCTCACCCTGGACCCTTTCCTGTCCTCTGTATCTTAGAGGCTCTCTCCGGAGCTGCAGGGCTTGCCTTGAATCCCCATTCTTCATCCTGTATCTGACAGTTCCATCCAAATGTAacccatttattaaacacctactatgtcccaggtaGTAGCCCTGAAGGACTTTCAGGAGACATCCtgccagtgtgaccttgggcaagtcacttcttcatgcttcagtttccacaactgtaaaatgagaggactgggcTGGGCACCACTGCAAGCTAAGATCCTTTGTTCTTTAGCTGGTGTCTGTAATTCTGTGATTCATTTGGGCACAAACACGCCCATGCTTACTTATGCATTCGTGCCCACACCCCAGTGCCAAGGTAATTAGGAAACTTTCTGGTTGGAAGACTCCAATTCACACTCAGATGCATTCTGGGCCGCCCTTGGATGAGGATGCTCATAATTGCCAGCCTGCtgccattttggaaaacatgtcaTTGGGCCAGAGCATTCGGAGGATTTATAGCTGGAAGCTGTCCTcaagggcatctagtccaacctcctcattccTCAGGGGAGGAAGGAGCTGGCCAGAGAGAGGCTGGAGGGTGCCTACAAAGGAGAGAGCATTGGTTTGGAGGaagatgacctggattcaaatttcagtCTTATTCTCCCAGCACCATTAAGACAGTTGGGAACCTTCCGTTATTGTCTGCTGTTggaggacttgagttcacatCCCGTCAGTATTGCTGAGTCTCTATGTGGCCTCGAGCAAGGGAGTTGGGCTCAGTAGCCTTTGGGGTCTTCTCTGGCTCTAAGCTGGATCTTCAGCACTTTGGCCAGCGGGAGGACCTCCCCGGTGGGAGGATAAAGCCACAGGGACCCTATTATTAGCAAGGAGTGGGGTGACCTTGCTTGGATGGTATTGAGTGGGGGAAGGAAAGATCAGTGGGCAGCTCTTAGAGGTCACCATTTCCCCTAGAAAGCTTTCTGTGCATTCCCCTAGCCAGTACTGAGCCTATCTCGGCCCCTCTGAAACCTCTCCTCATGGGTTCAGCGCCCACAGGGTATGTCTTTGCTGCTCTGCTCCTGGCACTTCTTGTCCCCGGCAACAGATtgtttattactttctttttttttttaaccccttaacttctgtgtattggctcctatgtggaagagtggtgagggtgggccatgggggtcaagtgacttgcccagggtcacacagctaggaagtgtctgaggccggatttgaacccaggaccttccctctctaggtctggctctccatccactgagctacccagctgtccccagattGTTTATTCCTATAGGGCCAGGCTGGGATCTTTCCATTTCAGCCCTGGCACATAGCTTATCCCCTAAGGGTAGTAGGTGAAGCCATTTTAACCTCTGACCCACTGGAAGAGGACCGAGTGGATAAAGGAAGACTAGCGTAGAGTAGACTCATTGATTGAAGCGtgggatggagtgctgggcttagaaAGAGCTGCAttccaatcttgcctcagaaactaCTAGCTGTCTATTTCCTCACGTCTAAAATGAGGGCACTATACTCTTAAGGTCCCTTCTGAATCTAAAACCATGATCCTAGAATTCACACTAAAATGTTAGTGGCTAATACGGGCGTGAAAGCATTCCCTTCTATAGGCTGTTTGCCATTTCAAACAAGAGTCTAGAAGAGGCACCCCAAGGAATGAATTTCTAATGGTAGACTTTCAAATTCCAATATTTGCTTCCAAGCATGTTTCGCGACCCGTCTCAGCATCCCTCCAATCTTATGTTCAGGCATGTGCCTAAGAAGCATTGGCCTGATTCTATCCTTTGATAGCCTTTCATAAAGGCATATCGTGCAGGGGAAAGAAAGCTAGGCTGGAAGtatggagacctgggttctagctGGGGCGTTGTTACAATCTAGGTGATAATGGACAAGTCTCAAatttccatgcctcagtttctcctcatTTTGAAGAGGCTAAGCTTCTCACAAGCCATTCTCCTATACGGAGAAGGGAAAAACAAGTTCCTTGTCGGTAACTTGGAAATGATCCCAATGATCAAGGTTCGGAAACAAGGGGGGAAATGTCATGACTCTTTCCATTAAGGCGGGACATTCCACAGCCATCATTTTGGCCTTATCTGGTCCTGGAGGGATGAAATCCCAATCCCCAGCCCCTTCCGGATTGGCTAACAGACCCCTAGAACAATGGATCCCCTGGGCTTCGAGGACACACTTTACTTTTCTCTCCAGTGCTAAAAGtgaattctagggggcagctgggtagcttagtggtttgagagtcaggcctagagatgggagctcctaggttcaaacccggcctcagccacttcctagctgtgtgaccttgggcaagtcacttgacccccatttcctacccttaccactcttctgcctaggagccaatacacagtattgactccaagacagaaggtgagagtttaaaaaaaaaaaaagtgaattctaATTCACTCTTGAAcgcctcccctctctgggctgcCTTTATCCCTTTCCAGATCTCTGTCTCTGATTTGTCTCAGCTGATATTTGGTTGGGTTTGAGCACTAAATGCCACTTTCGCTTCCTGGGAATAAAGACAACTCAAGCATCCTTTCTTTTGGCTCCTTCCAGACTTTCACCTTTCCTAGCCAACAGcaacccttccccctccctggctttttttccccctgggggCATGCGATGCTCCTCCCATTCTCCTAATTCTCTAAGCCTTTTCCGGGGTGAATGGCAGACCCAGGATTCCCTCAGCTTCTGCATCCTGAGCTCCtaaagctcccccccccccccctttacaaCCTGGTCCCAAAGATTAAACAAATGTCAGAGAGGGAAATCTCCACCAGGTCCCTTCCTGCCCCCCTGGCAGCTCATGCTGATGCATCTCTCCCCAGctgctctctcccctctcttcttccgCTGACATTTGTCCCGCCATGCTCTCTTGCTACCCTTTGGGGTTTTTCTCTCTAGTTCTGAGCCTCTCCTGAGAAAAGAAAGCCTGTCTGAGGCCAGGGTTTGGcctgaaagggggaaaaaacctgcTGGAAAATTtcagtttataaaataaatatgaagtgcTCAAGCCTCCTACAAGTATTGCCATGGAAACGAGAGCCTGGACTGTCACCATGGAAACAGAGGGGAGGAGAGGTTGTCACTGCTGGAAAGAGTCAGCATCCTTTGTTGTTGGAGATTTCATTACCCTGGGAAGCCTTCCTCTGTCTCAATGGCCAGAATGGTTCCATCTTCCCTTGTTTCCCTTCAGAGTGCCCCATCCAGGGCTCTTTACTCTGTGGGGGATTAGGAACTGTGGTTTGCccagaggaggaagagatttCCATTGCTAGCCAGCTTGTCTCAggcaggaggggaggaaggggatgCCTCTGGCCAGATCCTTTCCTCCTTCTGCAGAACCCCATTAATCAGCAAACCTTTtctgaacacctactatgtgcataacagccctgggcaagtccttgtTCAAGAGCTAAAATCAAACcaccagtaagcatttattaaactccaaaAGCAAGTTTAAATCGTCCCTgcctgggagagggaagaggagacaaagcacacatacacagagaagtAGATGCAACTTCTTTTGCAATTGCAATTGCAATCCTttattctttgcctcagtttctgagGTAGAGCTCTGGGTCCGaagtagtcaggaagacctgagttcaaattcaatcccAGACACTTGTTAGCCTGGTCAAATGGCTTCactctgtttgccacagtttcctcacctggaaaaaatgagctggggaaggaaatagtaaaccatctcagtatttttgccaagaaaactccagaagaGGTTTTCATGACTAAAACTGACTAAACAGCCACATACTCCAGACAGTGGAGCATAAAGGCAAGAAGGAGAAAAGCCCTGACCGGAGGGAGCTTGTATTCTACCAGGGGATGCAACACATACATAGAGCAAGATATGGAAAATAGGCACAAGGAAAATTTGAGGGGAGCACTGGGACTTGGGGGAAGTGGGAAGGGACTTCCTGCTAGAGGAGGCCCTGAAGATGCTAGAAATTCTAAGACGTGGAATGGCCAGTGGAGAGAATCCCAGCAATGGGGAACAGCCAGTGCCAAGTAAAAGAAGATTATAATGTAATACTTACAATAATTAGCTTCTGTTAAGCCTGGGGTAAAAACGATGCCTCTTTGGGTCCCTCTGGCTCCCTCTTCTAATGACTTAGAGAATGTATGTTAGACTCAAAATTAGAAATACAATCACAATCGCTCGGAGCCCCTAGTTTGGAAAATTCCTACTATTTAGGCAATTTTCTTTCTTGGGCTCCCCTGGTTGTCTCTACCTTGCTGGTGCTTTCTGGCTCGGATGTGGATATCTCAGCTCCTTCCTCTCCAAGGCCAGAACCTGCCAATCTTGTCCTGATTCTAAACTTGCTGCtgtttcgtttttttttttttttaattcagggaCCTGTggctataatatatatatttaatatataatatattattataatatataatatatattatatttttatattatatatataatatatacatatctatattatatatatacaatatataatattataatatataatatattattattatatatgtgatatataataataatatatatatataatatatataacatatagctCCTCACCCCTAATAAGAGCAGACTTCTTGTCACACCAGGTTCTGATCTACTGATTCAATTAAGCAGTGTTTCCGCCTCACAAAGTAGGATGGGGCAATCCAGGGGAATCCCCAGGACCTCTTCCCCCACCACCCCAGTAAAAACAGCTGATGTTTCCATCAATCCTTAAGGTTCAAAGAGCACTTCATATGCATTATTTCACTCTAAAAACTCTGGGGCAAGAGATAGGTATACGACCTATTTAATAGGAGAAGAAACAGacatcaaatgacttgtccagagtcacacagctaagaggtgtcCAGTGTGGGATTCTTGCCTCCTCCAGGCCAGGACTTTTTTTTCCTGCCCATCCTGctgcttctttcttccctccaagCTCAGCTCAGGTTCCCTCTTCTCGGGGAAGCCTTCCCTAAACTAGCCATCCCAaagagttctttctctcttctgattttcctcAAGCACTGGGTCTGGGTCTC
The window above is part of the Gracilinanus agilis isolate LMUSP501 chromosome 4, AgileGrace, whole genome shotgun sequence genome. Proteins encoded here:
- the ITM2C gene encoding integral membrane protein 2C, coding for MGPVSKMRLWSEEAAAGHGLGTCLAFGQRLLAHLELLLLFLLQALGTVACPWEEGLPPGSTAARRNLISSMFTLTTGIVLLLGLLLASVYMYRHYLIPQISHEPENNIFTCGVIYKDFLSSPFHSHLELQENVEIFIKEDYEHINIPVPQFGGGDPADIIHDFQRGLTAYHDIALDKCYVIELNTTIVMPPRNLLELLVNVKKGTYLPQTYIIQEEMIVTEHVNDVQQLGSFIYRLCSGKETYRLRRRTTRMRISKRDAENCHPIRHFENTFVVETVICEQ